A window of Maioricimonas rarisocia genomic DNA:
CAGCACCCGTCCCCAGAGCGCTTCCGGCGGCACGCAGGGCGTCGAACGTCAGAGGCGTGTTGGCCGACGCGGCCGGAAGGAATGCCGTGCTCGCACCTCCGGGAAGAAACGCCTTGAGCGGTATGCCATCGCGCATGCCGCCCGCCATCTCGATCACTTCGTTGACGGTCGTTCCCAGCGGGATCTCGAAGACACCCGGCTCGGTCACGTCGCCGCTGACGCACACGAACTTCAGTCCCTCAGCCTCGTCCCGCCCCTGTTCGGACCACCAGTCGGTGCCGAAGTGAATGATGCTGACCGCCAGTGCGAACGTTTCGACATTGTTGATGAGGGTCGGTTGTCCCCACAGACCATGCTGGCCGGGGTAAGGCGGCTTGTTCCGTGGTTCGCCGCGCTTGTCTTCGAGTGCTTCGAGCAGTGCGGTTTCTTCACCAAGAATGTAGCCGCCCGGCGACACAAAGATCTCGATGTCGAACGGTCGTCCGGAGCCGGCGGCATTCCCGCCAAGGACTCCCTGTTGACGGGCGGATTCCAGGGCAGCCTCGAGCGCCCGGCGTTCGCGGCCGTATTCGTGCCGGATGTACACAATGCCGCGTTCGGCACCGATCGTCAGGCCGGCCAGCAGCATTCCCTCGATAATCAGGTGCGGCAGGCTGGCGAGGATTTCCCGGTCTTTGAACGTACCCGGCTCGCATTCGTCGGCATTGCAGATGACGTACTTGGGCGTTGCACGTTCGCCGGCGACGATCTCCCACTTCACTCCGGTGGGGAAGCCGGCGCCTCCCATTCCCCTCAGTCCGCTTTCCTTGAGACGTTCGATGCAGACCTCGCGCAGGTTGCCGGCAGCGACGAGCGCCCGCGCGGTGCCGTACTGATCGCCAGGCGTTGCATACGGATCACAGCGCCAGTTGTGACCGGTCTGCGGCGAAGCCGGGGGGGCAGGGGGTGAGGCAAGCAGTTGCCGGACCGCGTCGAGTTCGGTCAGCGTCAACGGTGCGATCGGGACATCGTTGATACTGGCCGCCGGTGCACAATCGCATCGGCCGAGGCAGGAGACGTCTTCGATCTCGACGCCGCTCTGCTCGCCGAATGTCGCCTGCAGTTCCGCGAGTCGTTCGGGACTGCCGTGCATGCGGCAACTGATGTCGCGGCAGACCTGCAGGGTGACCCGCGGCGGCGGCGTGCGCCGGAAGTGCGGATAGAAGCTGACCAGTCCTTCGAGCCGGTAGAGCGGCACGCGACGTTCTTCCGAGAGGGCCCGCAGCATGTCATCGTCGAGGAAGCCGGTCTGTTCCTGGCGATGCATCAGTTCACGAAGCAGTTCCATGGCAGCTTTCGCAGGATGTCGAGAGAGCAGAGGCGGCCGGGCCGCGGGAAGGCGTTCAGGCTAGCACGTGCCCTCATTGGAACCAACGGAGGCGAGAGTAGGGCAGGGGAACGCGGCTGCTATGGTCGCCAACGAAGCCACGGGAGGCTCTGGATCGCGCGCTTCAGAGCGTCAACGAGCCGCGACCGTGAGGGAGCGGAGGGCCGACAGAAATGCCTACCCCACTGACTGCAGGCGGGCCCGACTTCGGCATGGAGATGCCGCAGAGTGGGGTAGGGCCGGCTCTTGCCGACCGTCGAACTTCAGAACTCGGCCGGATGAATCCCAATGGCACTAAGTTTGTTGGCGTGCGCTCTTCTTTCGTCGGCGCTTCTTGCTTGCACTGCTTGTCTTTCTGGCGAATGTTCGGCCGGGACGCCACTGGACTTCGTGAGATGCAATAGCTGCCAGCAGCTTGGGAAGCACGCGACGGTTCACCTCCGTTGAGGTGGATGTCAGCAACAGCGGCCAAGCCGTCACCAGTTCTTCCAGGGCGTGCTTGAAGCTCACCCCCAACGGGTCTCCGTCGCCGGTGGACCGCTGCGCGGCTTCGACCATTAACCAGCGAACCAGCAGGTACAGCACCACGTGGCCGGCCACCTCGTACTGCACTGATTCCGGCGAATGACTCCGCAGGGTCCGTTCCAGCCCCTGGTAGACTTTCAGTTCCTGAAACGTCGTTTCGATCTCCCAGCGACGATGATACAACCCGATGCCTTTGCGCACCGCGGGATCCAGTGGATGTCCCGGTTCGGCTTCTGTCGCCATCCGGATCCAGTCTTCGCGACTGATGCGCTTCGGTCCCAGCACATTGGTCACCACCGCACTGGGGGGAAAGCCTTTGATCTGGTAGTTGATGACGCGCAGCGTGATCGACTCGGGAAGATTTGCATTGCGCCAACGTGGTCCGGAGGGAGTTTTCCAGCGCACAATGCGATCCCTGGGGCCCAGCCGCCGCAGCGTCTTCATGCGAACACCCGGATACTGTCGAATCGCAAAGTAGCCCCGCGCTGCCTGAATCTGATGGAACAACCCGTAGCTCCAGAACCCCTGATCCATCAGCACCAGATCGTTACGCCGTACCTGCTTCAGCAATCGGGCGGCCACGGTGCGTTCGCCTTCGTCGACCGGTCCCAGTTCGTACCGCCAGGGCAGACGGACCAGAGGCAACTGCAACATGACCATACGGGCCTGCGCGACACGATACCGGCCGTTGCTGCTGGTGCCGAAGTGCTCGGCCAGACGATTGTGTTGCGGCAGCCGAATGGTGGTCCCGTCCAGCGCCAGCAAACGAAACCGCTTCCAGCGGATCAGGTCTTGGTGCTGTTCCTCGAACCGGGCCGTGAGCAGTTCGATGAGGACGAACCAGACAGCGACCGGCATGCGTCGGCGGGCCTGGGTGAAGGCTTCTTCAGTCACCGTCGCAGGATCTTTTCCCCGCGGACTGTGTTTCGATGCCTTCGGTTTGCGTCGTGCCGCGTTGCGGCGGGATCGTGCAACCGCTTCGGGCAAGCCATTGGCCGACAGGTCCAACATCTGGGCGGTCAGCGTGAGAATCCGGGCAAAGCTCTTTGTCGAATGCAGTGCCGAGAGCACTCCCAGCCAGACCAGGTTGGGAATTGCCAATGCCGAGCGAACGATCCTGACATCCGCCCGCTCGGCGGCCTGAACGACGAGCGACTCAGGCAGTAGCCGGGCAAACGCTTTGAGGTCCTGTTGACGAATCTGTTCCCAGACATCATACCTTGGCTCATCCGTGAGCATCTTTGAGGCCTCCTGACACGAATACCGTTTTGCACAAACGACTTGTGTCAGGAGGCACTCTTCCATGTCAATACAAACTTAGTGCCATTGGGATGAATCCGGCCCTACGGGGACACAACCTCTTGCGGCTGCACCGCACCGGTGAAGACCGGTGTCACCCGGAGATGGCGGCCATGCTGGAGAGGGCCAGGTGGGGCATTCCTGCCTGCCCGTGCACTCGCTTGCGCTTCGTGCTGGTATTGTCGGGCGGGCACCGACGTTCCTCGAGCGTTACTTCGTTCAGACTGCCCGGGCTCATGCTCGGGGCTCGCCATTGGCCCGGAGTCACCTTCCCCCATCTCACAGGACTCACGTCTCACCCCTCCTCCCACCGGTTCGATCTTCGCCTGGAGGCTTTCGCCGCCTACAATTTGAGGAACGCACCGCGGGCCCCGTCCGGAGCAAACTCTCAGTTGGAGCGTGGCACATGAGCGGAGCTGACATGTCGCGGGCACGACGACTGCTGCTGGCCCGGTTTGTGCCGGCGGTGTTGATGCTGCTTCCATGTGGACTGTCCGCGGCTGATCAGCCGATGGAGGACCAGGCCGTGCCAATGTCATCGACGGCTGAAGAGCAACCCACTCGCTGGAACATGCCGCTCCCGACACTGGGGGGCCGACAGTTCTGGGGAGATGTCGCGTTCAGTCACGGCTGGCGGATCCAGCACAACGTCCTCACGGACAAGTACCGTCTGCTCGATCCGAACGACATCCGGCAGGCGTGGGGCTCGTTCGAGGACTGCCAGAAGCGGCTCGATCAGGTTCGGACCGAACAGCAGTGGGAGCCGATGACCGGGACGGCGGTGATCTTCATTCATGGCATCGTCCGGTCGTCGAAATCGTTTGGTGCGATGCCGAAGGCTCTTGCCGAAGCGGGGTACACCGTCGTCGGCTTCGACTACCCGAGTACGCGGGTGCCGATCGCCGAGTCGGCCGAGTACTTCCACAAGCTGTTGCAGTCGTTGGACGGCGTCGACGAGATTCACGTTGTGGCGCACAGCATGGGGGGGCTGGTCGTTCGCGCCTGGCTGGCCGAGCACGAGGATCCCCGCATCGATCGCATGGTGATGCTCGGCGTGCCGAACAACGGGGCCCGCATGGCCAACCTGCTGCGGGACTGGACGCTCTTCAAGGCGGTCTTCGGCCCGGCGGGGCAGCAGCTTGTCGAAGATCCCGAAGGCGTGCTCGAGAAGTTGCCGGTCCCGAAATTCGAGTACGCGATCGTGGCCGGCTCGCGCGGCACGGAGAAAGGATTCAACCCGTTGATTCCAGGAGACGACGACGGCACGGTGAGCGTCGACAGCACGCGACTGGTCGGGGCGGTCGACTTCATGACGGTGCCGGTGCTGCATACGTTCCTGCCGCGGGACCGCCGGGTGATCGAGGCGGTCAAGCGGTTCTTCAAGACCGGCACGCTGCACGCGGACGGCGAGCGACGGCCGGTTGTCGAAGTGGAGGAGGAGCCGGCGCCGGCCGGTGGGGAGTGATGTCTTCGGGGCGTCAACGAGCCGCGACGGGTGGGGGAGCGATGGCAGACAGGAATATCTGCCCCACAGGCTGAAGGCGAGCCCGGTGCGTGAGCACCGGGGTAACGTAGCAGGGTGGGGTGGAGCCGCAGCCCCGCAGGGCCGGCTATTGCCGGCCGTCAAACTTCAGTGCTGGCCGAATTGCTCCGGCGCAATCGCACGAGCCGCCTGTCGCTGCGCGACCCCGGTTGGCGAGCAAGCGGGGCTACCCGTTGCGCCGCACCCTGCGAGGCTGATTGACCCGATTGGGGACGCTGGGACCAGTCCCAGCCTACTTTTGGCGCGACACTGGACATCAATCCCAGAACGAGAACCGGCGACGGCCGCGGCCGAACAGCAGGCCTTCGAACAGCTCGGTCAGCAGCGGCTTTTCTTCCGGCAGGTGGGCGACATTTTCCTCGAACGCCTCGCGTTCGGCGGGCGTCATCTCCTTGTGCCGCCGCTGGGCTTCGAGACCTTCGCGTCCCTGGTCCGTTTCCTCGTAGGCGAGCTGGAACATGGCCAGTTCACCGCCGTCGAACCAGACGACCCGGCACTTCGGGCAGCTGTCGAGGTGGAATTCGGTGCCGCAACGGACGACCGACTTCCGCATCATGTGTCGACATCGCGGGCAGGAGAGTTGCGACGTGGTGTCCGTCTGCAGCCGCTGCAGAACTTCGTCTTTCAGCTCGTCGGTCGTTCGCTCACCCCGACGCTTGATCACGTCTGCCTTGTGCTTCTCGACAAGCATGCCGCGACACTGCGGACAGGCCCGAACCTGAACGTCCTCGTACGAACCACGAAGCAGCCGGGTGGAGCAGACGGGGCAGTTCATCGGCGGGCCTCCGGGCAGGTCGTCACGTCGCCAACCGGCGCTGCGAATGCGACGTCTGAGGATTAACCGGGCGGCCCGCACGGTGCCGCAGCACCACACTACTCGTCAAAACCTTTCGAACCGAGCCATCGTTCGGCATCGAGAGCCGCCATGCAGCCGGAGCCGGCTGCGGTGATCGCCTGGCGGTAGTTGTCATCGGCGACGTCGCCGGCGGCGAACACACCTTCAACGCTCGTATAGGTGCGGAAGGGGGTGGTCCACTGGATGTACCCCTTCCCGTTCATTTCGATCTGCCCTTTGAGGAACTCGGTGTTCGGCGTGTGGCCGATCGCGGCGAAGTAGCCGGACGCCTCGACGTCTTCGGTCTGGCTCTCGTCGAGGGTGGAGCGGATCCGCACTCCAGTCACTCCTTCGGTGTCGTTGCCAAGGATCTCGTCGACGACCGAATTCCACTTCACCTCGACCTTGGGGTTATCGAGCGCCCGCTGAGCCATGATCTTGCTGGCGCGGAACTCATCGCGGCGGTGCACGATGTAGACGGTCGAGGCGAACTTGGTGAGGAAGTTGGCTTCCTCCATCGCACTGTCTCCGCCGCCCACAACCACCAGCGGTCGATCGCGGAAGCGGGGCATGGCACCGTCGCAGACAGCACAGGCGGAAACGCCCATGTTCTTGAACCGCTTCTCCGATTCCAGGCCGAGGTAGTTCGCCCTGGCACCCGTCGCCACGATGACCGACAGCGCTTCGATCGTCTGCCCCTGGCTGGTCTTCAGCTTGAACGGATGACCCGAGAGATCGGTATCGACCACGTCTTCCGGAACGACACGGGTGCCGAAGTTCACACCCTGCTGCCGCATCAGCTCCATCAGCTCGGGGCCGGCGACGCCGTCTTCTTCACGGCCTTCGCGCGGTGGCAGCAGTGCCTGGCGATCCGACGAGACGGCCGACTGCAGGTAGCCGCCCAGGTTTCCGGCTGGAAACCCCGGGTAGTTCTCGACTTCGGTGGTGATCATCAACTGGCCGAGCGGGGGGCGGCCCAGATCGAAGTTCTCCTGCGTGAACTCGCCTTCGACGAGCAGCGGCTCCAGATTCGCTCGGGCAGTGTAGATGGCAGCCGCCCAGGCGGCGGGGCCCGAACCGATAATCACGACACGTTCAGCCACAACAACTCTCCGTCTCAACAGGAAACGCGGGGCCGCGGGCCTCGCGTCGCTCTCGATATGCGTTCCGACTGGCAGGTTGATTCGCCTTAGAACGATAGCGGGAGTGCTGCGGCATGGCAATTCGGCTTCCCGTCCTGCAGCAGTCTGCAGCAACGCAGCGGCCGCTTCAGGCGAGTCCGCCCCGGCGCCGGATCATCCACTCGGCCGCCAGCAGCAACGTCAGCAGCATTAGGGCCTCCCAGCGATTCCACAGGGACAGTGGGGCGTCGCGGGACACGGGAATGGCTCGTCCCCGCGGAAGGTCGTCGGGCAGACTGTCGACATCTGACAGCGAGTAGGATTTGCCCCCACTGATGCGTGCGGCCCGTTCGAGATCGGCCCGGTTGACGCCTCGGACGCGGAACTCCTGACGAGGTAACTCGATACGGAAATCGACTGCCGCCGGCGTCTCCGAGAGGGCCGGCTCGACGATCCAGGCATGCCAGCGTCCCGGGGGAATGTCGGTGAGCGTCGCCTCGTACAGTCCGGGCAGATCGTCCCGTGGTGTCAGCTCGACGACCTGCTGACCTTCGGGGCCGTCCTCGAGTTGAACGCGGACCGGCGAGCCGTCGCGAGGCGCCTGGGCAGGATTCGCGAAACGGGCCCGCAAACGGACCGGGTCGGTCATCTGATAGACAGTCCGATCGGCGGTGAGCTGGATGCCTTCGGAGCCGGCGAGCAGGCGACCCCGACTGAGTGCCCGGATCATCTGCCCCCAGTAGCGGCCGTAGTAGCGGTCCTCGACGTTGCGTCGCCATCGCCACAGTTCATCGGTGGCATGGAAGACAACCTGTCCCGCTCCAAAACGATGCGCGACGATGGCCGGGTGATCGGTGCCGTCAGGGCCCAGAGCGACAACCAGCGATTCGGCTCCCGGCTTGCGGGCGACGCCGGTCTGCAGCCAGTAGAGAGCCGGGAGCGACGTCCAGATTCGCTCATCGAGGTCAGGTTCGTCCGCGAGCCTCAGCTCGAGTCGCCGCTGGCCTTCCGCCGTTCGTTCCACATCGTAACCGTCTGGCCCGGCAGTAGACTGTGCCGCGGCGGTCGCCGTGACCGGCAGCGCGTCGGCCAGTGGTGTCGAGAAGAATGCCGACGGATTGTGCCGCATCCCCGCCACGAGGATCAGACCTCCACCGTGCTCCGAGACAAACGCCCGAAGGTTCTCGGCGGCCGACAGTTGCAGCGAGCCGGGATCGACATCACCCAGAATGACCACGTCGAATGCGAACAGTTCCTCCCGTGAAAGCGGAAAGCGGGGCAGGGCAGTCCGGTCTTCGGCGACGTACTGCAGGTCCGCTTCCTGAAGCACCGTGCTGACGCGGACCGTCGGTTCCCGCTCAAGTGTCCCCTTCAGAAACCGGAACTCCCACCGCGGCGACCGTTCCACCAGCAGCACACGAACCTGCTGCTCACGGACCCGCACCGGCTGAAGCAGTTCGTTGTTGCCGATTGTCTGTTCGCCCGGCAGTGGAACTGCCTGCACCACGAACTCGTAGTCACCCGGCTGCTGGGGACGGTAGCTGAGCAGGGCGGAGATGTCGTCGTCATCGGTGTCGATCTCGACGGTGGTCTCGGCAAGGACGTCATCGCGGCTCGATTCGCGCAGGACGATCCGCACAGACTTGCCGGCAAACCCGTGTACGTTCCCATGGACCATCAGCGAAACAGGATCACCGAGAAACGTGATGTCTTCCGCGAGGATTTCGGTCAGTTCGACGTCGCGCGGCGGGTTGTCGGACCCGACGACGACCGGCATCAGTGGGACGCCCGCCCTGGCTGCTTCCTCGGCTCCGGCCGACAGGCGATCCGCTGCCGTGGTCGTCGCCACACCGTCGGTCAGCATGACGACCGCAGCGGGCGAGGTTCCGGAGGCCTCATCGAGCAGCGTTCGCAGTGATGTTGCCAGTCGGGTTTGCGTGCCGGTCGGTCGCAGCAGCCGAATCGCTTCAGCCAGTTCCGCAACGGTGGCGGATTCGGCGGACGAGGCGAGCAGTCGCGGCTCGGAATCGAACTGGTACAGCCGGACATTGTGCTGCTGCAGCAGGCGATCGAGAAAGCGGCCTTCCTGGTTGGTGAGCAGCCCGCGGACAATGTCCAGCCGCGTGGAAGCGGTGCCGCTCTGCTGGGGAAGAGATTCGCGGATTGCATCCGGCAACTGGTCGGACTCGAAGTCGTCCGCCTGCGACATGCTGGCGGAGGTGTCGATCATCACCGCCACCCACGGCAGCCCGGTCCGCGCGATGGTCAGCGTGGGGCGGGCGAGCAGCACGAACAGGAGCAGCAGGGCGGCCACCCGAAGTCCCAGAGCAATCCAGCGAAAGGAACCCGGGGTGGTCCGTGACTCGCGCACGTAGAGCCAGCCGGCAACGATCAGGATCAACAGAAACGTCGCGAGCAGTACCGGCCAGGAAAGGTCGGACGGTTGCTGGAACTGCCATTCCCAGCGGATGGTCTGGCCGGGACGGGCCGGAGAGATGTCGAGATACCATTCGACGATGCGCTGCACGCCGGATTCCAGCTCAGCCTGCGGGAGTGATCCCTGGGAGGGTACGGCATGGCGGAGAGCCGCCGGAGACGGGCGACCGCAACCGTCGGCGTCGCGAAA
This region includes:
- a CDS encoding NADH-ubiquinone oxidoreductase-F iron-sulfur binding region domain-containing protein, producing MLSRHPAKAAMELLRELMHRQEQTGFLDDDMLRALSEERRVPLYRLEGLVSFYPHFRRTPPPRVTLQVCRDISCRMHGSPERLAELQATFGEQSGVEIEDVSCLGRCDCAPAASINDVPIAPLTLTELDAVRQLLASPPAPPASPQTGHNWRCDPYATPGDQYGTARALVAAGNLREVCIERLKESGLRGMGGAGFPTGVKWEIVAGERATPKYVICNADECEPGTFKDREILASLPHLIIEGMLLAGLTIGAERGIVYIRHEYGRERRALEAALESARQQGVLGGNAAGSGRPFDIEIFVSPGGYILGEETALLEALEDKRGEPRNKPPYPGQHGLWGQPTLINNVETFALAVSIIHFGTDWWSEQGRDEAEGLKFVCVSGDVTEPGVFEIPLGTTVNEVIEMAGGMRDGIPLKAFLPGGASTAFLPAASANTPLTFDALRAAGSALGTGAVIVLNEQRDLFDLATSLVRFFRNESCGKCVPCRLGSQTAVELLDGVADGQRRASELEILPELGETLLQTSICGLGQVALTPILSMLRHFPDEVPEQSAS
- a CDS encoding IS4 family transposase encodes the protein MLTDEPRYDVWEQIRQQDLKAFARLLPESLVVQAAERADVRIVRSALAIPNLVWLGVLSALHSTKSFARILTLTAQMLDLSANGLPEAVARSRRNAARRKPKASKHSPRGKDPATVTEEAFTQARRRMPVAVWFVLIELLTARFEEQHQDLIRWKRFRLLALDGTTIRLPQHNRLAEHFGTSSNGRYRVAQARMVMLQLPLVRLPWRYELGPVDEGERTVAARLLKQVRRNDLVLMDQGFWSYGLFHQIQAARGYFAIRQYPGVRMKTLRRLGPRDRIVRWKTPSGPRWRNANLPESITLRVINYQIKGFPPSAVVTNVLGPKRISREDWIRMATEAEPGHPLDPAVRKGIGLYHRRWEIETTFQELKVYQGLERTLRSHSPESVQYEVAGHVVLYLLVRWLMVEAAQRSTGDGDPLGVSFKHALEELVTAWPLLLTSTSTEVNRRVLPKLLAAIASHEVQWRPGRTFARKTSSASKKRRRKKSARQQT
- a CDS encoding alpha/beta fold hydrolase, with the translated sequence MSGADMSRARRLLLARFVPAVLMLLPCGLSAADQPMEDQAVPMSSTAEEQPTRWNMPLPTLGGRQFWGDVAFSHGWRIQHNVLTDKYRLLDPNDIRQAWGSFEDCQKRLDQVRTEQQWEPMTGTAVIFIHGIVRSSKSFGAMPKALAEAGYTVVGFDYPSTRVPIAESAEYFHKLLQSLDGVDEIHVVAHSMGGLVVRAWLAEHEDPRIDRMVMLGVPNNGARMANLLRDWTLFKAVFGPAGQQLVEDPEGVLEKLPVPKFEYAIVAGSRGTEKGFNPLIPGDDDGTVSVDSTRLVGAVDFMTVPVLHTFLPRDRRVIEAVKRFFKTGTLHADGERRPVVEVEEEPAPAGGE
- a CDS encoding zf-TFIIB domain-containing protein; the encoded protein is MNCPVCSTRLLRGSYEDVQVRACPQCRGMLVEKHKADVIKRRGERTTDELKDEVLQRLQTDTTSQLSCPRCRHMMRKSVVRCGTEFHLDSCPKCRVVWFDGGELAMFQLAYEETDQGREGLEAQRRHKEMTPAEREAFEENVAHLPEEKPLLTELFEGLLFGRGRRRFSFWD
- a CDS encoding NAD(P)/FAD-dependent oxidoreductase is translated as MAERVVIIGSGPAAWAAAIYTARANLEPLLVEGEFTQENFDLGRPPLGQLMITTEVENYPGFPAGNLGGYLQSAVSSDRQALLPPREGREEDGVAGPELMELMRQQGVNFGTRVVPEDVVDTDLSGHPFKLKTSQGQTIEALSVIVATGARANYLGLESEKRFKNMGVSACAVCDGAMPRFRDRPLVVVGGGDSAMEEANFLTKFASTVYIVHRRDEFRASKIMAQRALDNPKVEVKWNSVVDEILGNDTEGVTGVRIRSTLDESQTEDVEASGYFAAIGHTPNTEFLKGQIEMNGKGYIQWTTPFRTYTSVEGVFAAGDVADDNYRQAITAAGSGCMAALDAERWLGSKGFDE
- a CDS encoding VWA domain-containing protein, giving the protein MQRIVEWYLDISPARPGQTIRWEWQFQQPSDLSWPVLLATFLLILIVAGWLYVRESRTTPGSFRWIALGLRVAALLLLFVLLARPTLTIARTGLPWVAVMIDTSASMSQADDFESDQLPDAIRESLPQQSGTASTRLDIVRGLLTNQEGRFLDRLLQQHNVRLYQFDSEPRLLASSAESATVAELAEAIRLLRPTGTQTRLATSLRTLLDEASGTSPAAVVMLTDGVATTTAADRLSAGAEEAARAGVPLMPVVVGSDNPPRDVELTEILAEDITFLGDPVSLMVHGNVHGFAGKSVRIVLRESSRDDVLAETTVEIDTDDDDISALLSYRPQQPGDYEFVVQAVPLPGEQTIGNNELLQPVRVREQQVRVLLVERSPRWEFRFLKGTLEREPTVRVSTVLQEADLQYVAEDRTALPRFPLSREELFAFDVVILGDVDPGSLQLSAAENLRAFVSEHGGGLILVAGMRHNPSAFFSTPLADALPVTATAAAQSTAGPDGYDVERTAEGQRRLELRLADEPDLDERIWTSLPALYWLQTGVARKPGAESLVVALGPDGTDHPAIVAHRFGAGQVVFHATDELWRWRRNVEDRYYGRYWGQMIRALSRGRLLAGSEGIQLTADRTVYQMTDPVRLRARFANPAQAPRDGSPVRVQLEDGPEGQQVVELTPRDDLPGLYEATLTDIPPGRWHAWIVEPALSETPAAVDFRIELPRQEFRVRGVNRADLERAARISGGKSYSLSDVDSLPDDLPRGRAIPVSRDAPLSLWNRWEALMLLTLLLAAEWMIRRRGGLA